The Bacteroides fragilis NCTC 9343 genome includes the window GCTTGTCAGATGGACGGGAATGATTATCTTTGCAACTTCGAATAAAACTACGGAATAAAATGATTAAAAAGATAGTAAAAGGCCTTTGGGTTTTCTTTGCACTGATGGTGCTGGCAGGAATTGCAGTGTTTGCCTCTATCGCTTACGGATGGATTGGATATATGCCTCCTGTAGAAGAACTGGAAAACCCGAATTACAAATTTGCCACCGAAATTCTTTCGGAGGATGGCAAGGTTTTGGGTACGTGGTCGCTTAGTAAGGAAAATCGTGTATACACCTCTTATAATGAACTTTCACCTAACATTGTCAATGCGTTGATCGCCACGGAGGACGTTCGCTTTACCGAACATTCGGGTATCGACGCCAAAGCGCTGATACGTGCTGTGGTAAAGCGTGGATTGCTGATGCAGAAAAATGCAGGTGGAGGTAGTACGCTTTCACAACAGCTCGCCAAGCAATTGTTTACGGACGAAGTTGCCAGAAATACGTTGCAGCGCCTGTTTCAGAAGCCGATAGAGTGGGTGATTGCCGTAAAACTGGAACGTTATTATACAAAGGAAGAAATTTTGAGTATGTATCTCAATAAATTTGACTTCCTGAATAATGCAGTAGGAATTAAAACGGCTTCATATACCTATTTCGGATGCGAACCCAAAGATCTGAAAATAGAACAGGCTGCTACGCTGATCGGTATGTGTAAAAACCCTTCGCTTTACAATCCGGTGCGCTTCAACGAGCGTTCGCGCGGACGACGGAATACAGTGCTAGATCAAATGAGAAAGGCCGGATATATCACAGCGGAAGAGTGTGATTCGTTGCAGAATCTGCCGTTGGAATTGGTATATCACCGGGTGGATCACAAAGAAGGATTGGCAACTTATTTCCGCGAATATCTACGTGGTGTGATGACTGCTCCTAAACCGGTCCGCAGCAATTATCGTGGCTGGCAAATGCAGAAATTTTATGAAGATTCGATCGACTGGGAAATGAATCCATTGTATGGTTGGTGTGAGAAGAATAAGAAAAAGGACGGTTCAAACTATAACATTTATACGGATGGACTGAAAATTTATACAACTATCAACTCACACATGCAGCGCTATGCCGAGGAAGCAGTGGAAGAACATGTTGGGGAGTACTTGCAACCTTTGTTTTTCAAAGAGAAGAAAGGACGCAAAAAGGCACCATACAGTAATCAGCTGACTCAAGAGGAAATTGACCGCATCCTGGACAGGGCTGTGAAACAGACTTCCCGTTATCAAACGATGAAGGAAGCCGGCATTTCGGAAGCGGAAATCAAAAAAGCATTCAATAAGCCGGAATCTATGTCGGTGTTCACTTGGCATGGTGTGAAAGACACTATAATGTCCCCAATGGACTCTATCCGATATTATAAGCACTTCCTGCGTGCAGGATTTATGTCGATGGACCCCATAAACGGGCAAGTAAAGGCATATGTAGGTGGTCCGAACTACACTTATTTTCAATATGACATGGCAATGGTGGGACGTCGTCAAGTGGGATCTACCATTAAACCGTATCTGTATGCATTGGCTATGGAAAACGGATTCTCACCTTGTGACGAGACACGTAATGTAGAAATCACTCTAATTGATGAAAATGGAAAACCTTGGTCACCCAAAAACACTTCAAAAGGACATTATGGTGAAATGGTGACTTTGAAATGGGGACTTGCAAACTCAAATAACTGGATTTCGGCATACTTGATGAGTAAACTGAATCCGTATGCTTTGGCACGTTTGATTCACTCTTTCGGCGTACGCAATAAAGAAATTCAACCTACAGTCTCTCTCTGCCTCGGTCCGTGTGAGATTTCGGTGGGAGAGATGGTAAGTGCATATACGGCATTTGCCAATAAGGGAATCCGGGTGGCTCCATTGTTTGTGACTAAAATAGAGGATAGCGAAGGCAATGTATTGGCTACCTTCTCGCCACAGATGGAAGAGGTGATCAGTGCATCGAGTGCTTATAAGATGTTGGTAATGTTGCGTGCCGTAATCAATGAAGGTACAGGAGGACGTGTCCGCAGGTATGGAATAACTGCCGATATGGGTGGTAAGACCGGAACGACTAACCGCAACTCGGACGGATGGTTCATGGGATTCACCCCTTCACTGGTATCCGGATGCTGGGTAGGCGGTGAAGAACGTGATATCCATTTCGATACAATGACTTATGGTCAGGGGGCTTCTCTGGCATTGCCTATCTGGACAAAATATATGCATAAGGTGTATGCCGACCAGACATTGGGATATGATCCGAAAGAGACTTTTAAATTGCCTGACGGATTTGACCCGTGCAAAGACTTCAGTATTTCGGGAGATAGCATTATAGATGAACCGGAATCAGGGTTGGACGATTTGTTTAATTAATGTAATGTGAGCGATGCACTCCTGTCTGATTTGTATAGGAAGCAATTATAACCGGAAGGAGAATCTCCTTCTGGCTCGTAGGAGACTGACGGCTCTGTTCCCCTCTATCCGTTTTACGGGTGAGCAGGAGACAAGGCCGTTATTCTTTCGTAACCCGGCACTATTCTCTAACCAAATGGCCCGTTTCTATACCGATGCAGATGCTGAACGGGTAGTGAAGGAGTTGAAAACAATCGAAAGAGAGGCCGGCAGGGAGCAGGAAGATAAAAAGAAAGAAAAGGTATGCCTGGATATTGATCTGCTTGTTTTTGATGACCGGATCTTGAGGCCGGAAGATCTGCAAAGAGAATATGTTCGCAAAGGACTTGAAGAATTGAAGTAGCCCTCTCGGGCTCACAACTAAATATAAGAATATATGAGTTTTTTACAGAAAAATAGTTTATTATGAACCGGACACTACAACCCGAAATTCAGGAACTGGTCCAATTTAATATTCTTCCTCCGGTGCGTACTGTCATGCCGAATGGAGTGCCGTTGACAATTATCAACGCAGGTGAACAGGATGTGGTACGTGTCGATATTTTGTTTGGAGGCGGACGATGGCAACAATCACAAAAACTGCAGGCATTATTTGCCAATCGCATGTTACGTGAAGGATCCCGAAAATATACAGCGGCGGAGATAGCCGAAAAGTTGGATTATTATGGAGCATGGCTTGAATTGTCCAGTTCGGCGGAATATGCATATATCACACTGTATTCGTTAAATAAGTATTTTGCCGAAACGCTCGATGTACTCGAATCGATCATAAAAGAACCTCTCTTCCCGGAAAAAGAACTGGGTACGGTAATAGATGCCAATATTCAGCAATATCAGGTAAATGCATCAAAAGTAGATTTTCTGGCACATAGAAGTTTATTGAGAGCACTTTACGGAGAGGAGCATCCGTGTGGACGCTATGTGGAAGAAATGGACTATCATCATATCACTCCGGCTTTATTACGCGAGTTTTATGATACATATTATCATTCGGGAAATTGCTATGTTTACCTTTCCGGTAAAGTGACGGACGAGATTACCCACCGTATAGAAGCCGCTTTCGGTACGACACATTTTGGAAATCATCAGCAAGTGGCGGTCAAGAAAGATTTTACATTTGTTAGCATACCCGAGAAACGCCTTTTCATAGAGAGAGAAGATGCGATGCAGAGTGCAGTAAAGCTGGGTACAACTACTATTATGAGGACACATCCGGACTATCTGAAACTCCGGGTACTGATCACTCTGTTCGGAGGATATTTTGGAAGCAGACTGATGTCTAATATCCGGGAAGAGAAAGGGTACACGTATGGGATTTCGGCCGGAATCATGTTTTATCCGGGCAGCGGTTTGCTGGGTATCAGTACAGAAACAGCTAATGAATATGTAGAACCTCTGATACAGGAAGTCTACAAAGAGATTGATAAGTTGCAGAATGACAAAGTAACTCCGGAAGAACTGGCCATGGTGCGCAACTATATGCTTGGAGAAATGTGCCGTAATTATGAGTCGCCTTTCTCACTGGCAGATGCCTGGATGTTTATTCTGACATCAGGTCTGGACGATGATTATTTTGCCCGTTCGCTACAAGCTGTGAAAGAGGTTACCCCGGAAGAAATACGGGAGTTGGCAGGCCGCTATTTGTGTAAAGAGAGTTTAAAAGAGGTCATTGCAGGTAAAAAGTTAGCATAAAAATCTGTCAAAAGAAAGTAGCTTTAGTGTATAAATTGTATATTTGCCAAATGAAAACAACAAGATACATCTATACAGCACTCATTTTAGCGGCTCTTTCGCAAGGGAATGCTGTCGCACAAAATAAAGGTGGATTCTTCAGCAAAGTGCGGGACACCTTCTCAACAGAAATCAAGATAGGAAATTACACGTTTAAAGATGGTTCCGTATATACCGGAGAAATGAAAGGGCGTAAGCCAAATGGTAAAGGAAAAACCGTTTTTAAGAATGGCGACGTTTACGAAGGGGAATACGTGAAAGGTAAAAGAGAAGGATTCGGAGTTTACACCTTTCCGGATGGCGAACGATATGAAGGACAATGGTATCAAGACCAGCAGCATGGTAACGGAATCTACTATTTTATGAATAATAACCGTTACGACGGTATGTGGTTTCAAGATTATCAGCATGGTCCGGGTACGATGTATTACCACAATGGAGATATCTATGTGGGGGATTGGGTGAACGATAAACGTGAAGGTAAAGGTACCTATACCTGGAGAGACGGTTCCAAATACGTCGGTGACTGGAAAAATGATAAGAAAGATGGTAAAGGCGTATTGGTATGGAACGATGGGTGTAAATATGATGGCGACTGGAAGAACGACGTTCGTGAGGGCAAAGGGACCTTTGAATATACCAACGGTGAAAAATACGTAGGAGACTGGAAAGATGATCTGCAACACGGAAAAGGTATTTTCTTTTTAGGGGGTGACCGCTATGAAGGTTCATATCTACAAGGAGAACGAACCGGTCCGGGTATCTATTATCATGCCAATGGAGATAAATATGTAGGGAACTTTAAAGACGGTATGCAGGACGGTGAAGGTACATTTACCTGGGCTAACGGTGCTGTATATGAAGGTGAATGGAAAGATAATAAACGTAACGGACACGGGATTTACAAATGGAGTAATGGAGACGTGTACGAAGGAGAATGGAAGAATAACCAGCCAAACGGCAAAGGCACTCTTACTTTGACGAACGGAACCAAATATAAAGGTGGTTTTGTAAATGGAATGCAGGAAGGTAATGGTGTGGAGGAAGATAAAAACGGGAATCGCTATGAGGGCTTTTTCAAACAAGGTAAAAAGAATGGCCCGTTTGTAGAAACAGATAAAAACGGAAAAGTGATTCGTAAAGGCACCTATAAATTCGGACGACTGGAATAATTAAAATAGAAATTAATAAATAAAAAAACGTAGAACTTTTCAGTTCTACGTTTTTTTTATTGTCTTTGATTCTTCTATCTTTTAGATAATGTATTGTGAGCTGATGGATTCATTGTTCATCACACGTTTGATTGTTTCGGCAAACATATCGGCAATGCTCAACTGTTTTACTTTGGCACATTTCTTAGAGTAAGGAATACTGTCGGTAAATACCATCTCGGTCAGTCCTGATTCCTGAACACGGAATGAAGCCGGATCGGACATTACACAGTGACTGGCAATGGCACGTACAGAGTTGGCGCCGGCTTCAAGCATGATGTTGGCAGCTTTGGTAATGGTTCCGGCTGTATCGACAATGTCGTCTATCAATACTACATTCTTGCCTTTTACATCACCAATGATCTGCATAGAAGCGACTTCATTTGCTTTTTCACGTGATTTGTTACAAAGTACCAGAGGTACACCCAGATATTTGGAGAATGTACTTGCTCTCTTTGAACCACCAACGTCAGGAGTTGCAATCACGAGTTCATCCAGCTTCAATGACTGAATATAGGGGAGGAACACAGCCGAAGCATATAAGTGATCCACCGGAATATTGAAGAAGCCCTGAATCTGGTCTGCGTGCAAATCCATTGTGATCAGACGGTCGATGCCTGCTACTGAAAGCAGGTCTGCTACCAGCTTGGCGCCGATAGAAACACGTGGTTTATCTTTTCTGTCCTGACGTGCCCATCCGAAGTAAGGGATAACTGCAACAACGCTCTTTGCAGAAGCTCTCTTAGCTGCATCAATCATCAGAAGGAGTTCCATCAGATTGTCGGAATTAGGGAAAGTGGACTGAACCAGGAATACATGTGCGCCACGAATTGACTCTTCATAAGAAACGGCAAACTCACCATCAGCAAAGTGGGTGATGTTCATGTTTCCCAGAGGACAATTGAGGCTTGCGCAGATTTTTTCTGCCAGGTATCTCGAATTAGTTCCCGAGAATACCATAAAGGGTGCTTTTTCGCTCATTGTGTGTAATAGTTGTTACCTATTGGTTATAATTTGCGCGCAAAGGTATGAATTATCTAGGCATTTTAAAAGACTTATTGTAGAAAAAATTGTAGTTTTGCTACCTAAACACTAATTGTATCTGAAAGAAATGAATCCGCGTTTGCTTATACCACTCTTCTGTATGTTGTTGTTGACGACATTTTTCTCTTGTGTCGATACAGCTCCGACTAAGGAGGTACAGCACATTGATTCGCTAAATTCACGGGCTTATATGTACCGGTATAGAGATCTGGATTCTTCCTGCAAGGCTGCATCGCAAGCGTACAAAGAAGTTAGCATGTACAGTCAGGGGAAAGCGGAAGCATCCAATAATCTTGCTTTTTGCGCTTTTATGCGGATGGATTTTGATACAGCTGAACGCCTGCATAAAGGGGTATATGACCTGACGAAAAATGAATTGGAACTTTTGATTGCCGACATCGGATTGATGAAAATTTATCAGCGGACGGCCATGAACAAGGAGTTTTATGACTACCGGAACAGTGCAATCAGGAGGATGAAGCGGATTGATGAAGAAAATAATCTGTTTGTCGACCGTCACGAGAGTGCCCGATTGGATTATGCCTTTACAGAGTTTTTTATCGTTTCGGCAGTTTATTACTATTATCTGCAACAACGTACCGAGGCTATGGCTTCGCTGAATGAAATACAATTAAATGAAGACTTGGCGACTGATACAAATCAAATTCTTTATTTCCATTATATAAAAGGTTCGGCCGGACTGTGTGAGGGTAAAACACCGGATGAACGAAAACTTGAAGAATTCGATGAGTTATATACAACCTGGAAAATGGCGTCGGAGCAAGGATATTTGTATTTTGAAGGAAATGGTTTGCAAGGACTCACCAATT containing:
- a CDS encoding ribose-phosphate pyrophosphokinase: MSEKAPFMVFSGTNSRYLAEKICASLNCPLGNMNITHFADGEFAVSYEESIRGAHVFLVQSTFPNSDNLMELLLMIDAAKRASAKSVVAVIPYFGWARQDRKDKPRVSIGAKLVADLLSVAGIDRLITMDLHADQIQGFFNIPVDHLYASAVFLPYIQSLKLDELVIATPDVGGSKRASTFSKYLGVPLVLCNKSREKANEVASMQIIGDVKGKNVVLIDDIVDTAGTITKAANIMLEAGANSVRAIASHCVMSDPASFRVQESGLTEMVFTDSIPYSKKCAKVKQLSIADMFAETIKRVMNNESISSQYII
- a CDS encoding 2-amino-4-hydroxy-6-hydroxymethyldihydropteridine diphosphokinase; translation: MHSCLICIGSNYNRKENLLLARRRLTALFPSIRFTGEQETRPLFFRNPALFSNQMARFYTDADAERVVKELKTIEREAGREQEDKKKEKVCLDIDLLVFDDRILRPEDLQREYVRKGLEELK
- a CDS encoding transglycosylase domain-containing protein, encoding MIKKIVKGLWVFFALMVLAGIAVFASIAYGWIGYMPPVEELENPNYKFATEILSEDGKVLGTWSLSKENRVYTSYNELSPNIVNALIATEDVRFTEHSGIDAKALIRAVVKRGLLMQKNAGGGSTLSQQLAKQLFTDEVARNTLQRLFQKPIEWVIAVKLERYYTKEEILSMYLNKFDFLNNAVGIKTASYTYFGCEPKDLKIEQAATLIGMCKNPSLYNPVRFNERSRGRRNTVLDQMRKAGYITAEECDSLQNLPLELVYHRVDHKEGLATYFREYLRGVMTAPKPVRSNYRGWQMQKFYEDSIDWEMNPLYGWCEKNKKKDGSNYNIYTDGLKIYTTINSHMQRYAEEAVEEHVGEYLQPLFFKEKKGRKKAPYSNQLTQEEIDRILDRAVKQTSRYQTMKEAGISEAEIKKAFNKPESMSVFTWHGVKDTIMSPMDSIRYYKHFLRAGFMSMDPINGQVKAYVGGPNYTYFQYDMAMVGRRQVGSTIKPYLYALAMENGFSPCDETRNVEITLIDENGKPWSPKNTSKGHYGEMVTLKWGLANSNNWISAYLMSKLNPYALARLIHSFGVRNKEIQPTVSLCLGPCEISVGEMVSAYTAFANKGIRVAPLFVTKIEDSEGNVLATFSPQMEEVISASSAYKMLVMLRAVINEGTGGRVRRYGITADMGGKTGTTNRNSDGWFMGFTPSLVSGCWVGGEERDIHFDTMTYGQGASLALPIWTKYMHKVYADQTLGYDPKETFKLPDGFDPCKDFSISGDSIIDEPESGLDDLFN
- a CDS encoding MORN repeat-containing protein, which codes for MKTTRYIYTALILAALSQGNAVAQNKGGFFSKVRDTFSTEIKIGNYTFKDGSVYTGEMKGRKPNGKGKTVFKNGDVYEGEYVKGKREGFGVYTFPDGERYEGQWYQDQQHGNGIYYFMNNNRYDGMWFQDYQHGPGTMYYHNGDIYVGDWVNDKREGKGTYTWRDGSKYVGDWKNDKKDGKGVLVWNDGCKYDGDWKNDVREGKGTFEYTNGEKYVGDWKDDLQHGKGIFFLGGDRYEGSYLQGERTGPGIYYHANGDKYVGNFKDGMQDGEGTFTWANGAVYEGEWKDNKRNGHGIYKWSNGDVYEGEWKNNQPNGKGTLTLTNGTKYKGGFVNGMQEGNGVEEDKNGNRYEGFFKQGKKNGPFVETDKNGKVIRKGTYKFGRLE
- a CDS encoding M16 family metallopeptidase, producing the protein MNRTLQPEIQELVQFNILPPVRTVMPNGVPLTIINAGEQDVVRVDILFGGGRWQQSQKLQALFANRMLREGSRKYTAAEIAEKLDYYGAWLELSSSAEYAYITLYSLNKYFAETLDVLESIIKEPLFPEKELGTVIDANIQQYQVNASKVDFLAHRSLLRALYGEEHPCGRYVEEMDYHHITPALLREFYDTYYHSGNCYVYLSGKVTDEITHRIEAAFGTTHFGNHQQVAVKKDFTFVSIPEKRLFIEREDAMQSAVKLGTTTIMRTHPDYLKLRVLITLFGGYFGSRLMSNIREEKGYTYGISAGIMFYPGSGLLGISTETANEYVEPLIQEVYKEIDKLQNDKVTPEELAMVRNYMLGEMCRNYESPFSLADAWMFILTSGLDDDYFARSLQAVKEVTPEEIRELAGRYLCKESLKEVIAGKKLA